A window of Sphingobacterium sp. SRCM116780 contains these coding sequences:
- a CDS encoding DUF3098 domain-containing protein: protein MAQIKKSESTNKGSFVFGKLNYQLFILSIIIVVIGFVLMSGKTDIYNFTKITLAPIVIVLGFALGFVAILYKPKSK, encoded by the coding sequence ATGGCTCAAATCAAAAAATCTGAATCGACAAACAAAGGTTCTTTTGTTTTCGGAAAATTGAATTATCAATTATTTATCTTAAGTATAATCATTGTGGTTATAGGTTTTGTTTTGATGAGTGGAAAAACTGACATCTACAATTTTACTAAAATTACTTTGGCTCCCATTGTTATTGTACTTGGGTTTGCTTTAGGTTTTGTAGCAATTCTTTACAAACCGAAATCTAAATAA
- a CDS encoding undecaprenyl-diphosphate phosphatase: MSLFEAIILAIIEGLTEYLPISSTAHMGFTAALMGMQESEYLKMFQVSIQFGAILSIVILYWRKFFDLKNLQLYYKLAIAVIPALVLGKLLDDKIEAVLGNQIAISSVLVLGGVILLFVDKWFKNPTITDEKEIPVKKALVIGFWQCLAMMPGTSRSAASIIGGLTQGLDRKAAAEFSFFLAVPTMLAVTVYSVFVKTWGEGTAHAQKGYEMIFASHENIIVFIVGNVVAFIVAMIAVKSFITVLTKYGFKFWGWYRIIIGIALLVFFWNQ; the protein is encoded by the coding sequence ATGTCTTTATTTGAAGCTATCATTCTAGCAATTATAGAAGGGTTAACCGAATATCTTCCAATTTCATCTACAGCCCACATGGGTTTTACTGCAGCCCTCATGGGAATGCAAGAAAGTGAATACTTGAAGATGTTTCAAGTATCTATCCAATTTGGTGCAATTCTTTCAATTGTCATACTTTATTGGAGGAAATTTTTTGATCTAAAAAATCTCCAACTTTATTACAAATTAGCAATTGCTGTTATTCCTGCTTTAGTATTAGGAAAATTATTAGATGATAAAATCGAAGCTGTTTTAGGTAATCAAATCGCTATTTCTTCTGTATTGGTTCTTGGAGGTGTTATCCTGCTATTTGTGGACAAATGGTTTAAAAATCCGACGATTACAGATGAGAAGGAAATTCCTGTAAAAAAAGCATTGGTTATCGGTTTTTGGCAATGTTTAGCCATGATGCCAGGAACATCACGTTCTGCCGCGTCAATCATTGGCGGTCTAACACAAGGATTAGATAGAAAAGCTGCTGCTGAATTCTCATTCTTCTTGGCTGTGCCAACCATGTTGGCGGTTACTGTTTATTCCGTATTTGTAAAAACATGGGGTGAAGGAACTGCACATGCACAAAAAGGTTATGAAATGATTTTCGCTAGCCATGAAAATATTATTGTGTTTATCGTTGGAAATGTGGTCGCATTTATTGTTGCTATGATTGCAGTGAAATCATTTATCACTGTATTAACGAAATACGGATTTAAGTTTTGGGGTTGGTACCGCATTATTATTGGTATTGCTTTACTTGTGTTTTTTTGGAACCAATAA
- the truB gene encoding tRNA pseudouridine(55) synthase TruB, with protein sequence MENKEKDQREQPFSFAEGQMLLIDKPLTWTSFDVVGKIRNSIKPLKIKVGHAGTLDPLATGLLIVCTGKFTKKIDSYQAEDKEYIGTITLGGTTPSYDLETAVDEIFPTDHITEEMIYAAAKSFEGEIDQYPPAHSAIKINGERVYEKARRGETVELKTRHVSINSFTIEKIEMPVVHFRVSCSKGTYIRSLAYDFGQALQSGGHLSSLRRTKSGDYQVENAWNLEELIHKIKAHKEISVAENQV encoded by the coding sequence ATGGAAAACAAAGAAAAAGATCAAAGAGAACAACCTTTCTCTTTTGCAGAAGGACAAATGTTGTTGATAGATAAACCGCTAACTTGGACAAGTTTTGATGTAGTTGGAAAAATTCGCAATTCCATCAAACCGCTAAAAATAAAAGTTGGACATGCGGGTACATTAGATCCATTAGCAACTGGATTGCTGATCGTCTGTACGGGTAAATTCACAAAAAAAATTGACAGCTACCAAGCAGAAGATAAAGAATATATCGGGACAATTACTTTAGGTGGAACAACGCCTTCTTACGATCTAGAAACTGCAGTTGATGAAATCTTTCCGACGGATCACATTACGGAAGAAATGATTTACGCAGCTGCTAAAAGCTTTGAAGGAGAAATAGACCAATACCCCCCTGCTCATTCGGCTATAAAAATAAATGGCGAACGTGTGTATGAAAAGGCACGTCGTGGTGAAACGGTAGAATTGAAAACTCGTCATGTAAGTATTAATAGCTTTACTATTGAAAAAATAGAAATGCCAGTTGTTCATTTTAGGGTATCTTGTAGTAAAGGAACCTACATCCGTTCTCTCGCATATGATTTTGGACAGGCACTCCAAAGTGGAGGACATCTGAGTTCATTGAGAAGAACCAAAAGCGGAGATTACCAAGTAGAAAATGCTTGGAATCTGGAAGAATTAATCCACAAAATAAAGGCTCACAAAGAAATTAGCGTAGCAGAAAATCAAGTATAA
- a CDS encoding bifunctional riboflavin kinase/FAD synthetase translates to MKIYRSLDDFKALDNAVVTIGTFDGVHIGHQKILTHLKECAKKINGETVLLTFYPHPRLIINPDDDSLRLINDIDEKVSRLAELDIDHLIITPFSRDFSNQTPEEYISNVLVGKLGTKKIVIGYDHHFGKDRKGTLKDLQQFADIFDYSVEQIPEQDINDVAVSSTRIRLALITGDIYTANLYLGYPFELTGTVIRGDQIGRTIGFPTANLQVHEHHKLIPAYGIYAVEVHIFDHLQNITTGEYVENPPFKVAKGMGYIGTRPTVDGMNRSIEISLFDFNEEIYGKTLRVKFLHFIRHDERFDSLQEMKEQILEDEKQIRSLLF, encoded by the coding sequence ATGAAAATTTATAGAAGTTTAGATGATTTTAAGGCATTGGACAATGCTGTTGTTACAATTGGCACATTTGACGGTGTTCATATTGGCCATCAAAAAATATTAACTCATCTAAAAGAATGTGCTAAAAAAATAAACGGTGAAACGGTATTACTAACCTTCTATCCTCATCCGAGACTTATTATCAATCCAGATGATGACAGTTTGCGTCTCATCAATGATATTGATGAGAAGGTCAGCAGGCTTGCTGAATTAGATATTGATCATTTAATTATCACACCGTTTTCTAGAGATTTTTCTAATCAAACTCCAGAAGAATATATCAGCAATGTTCTGGTTGGGAAATTAGGAACTAAAAAGATTGTTATCGGATACGATCATCATTTTGGAAAAGATAGAAAAGGAACTTTAAAAGATTTACAACAATTTGCCGACATATTTGATTACTCTGTAGAACAGATACCAGAGCAAGATATCAATGATGTAGCGGTTTCTTCAACGCGGATCAGACTAGCATTGATAACGGGTGATATTTATACCGCTAATCTTTATCTAGGTTATCCTTTTGAATTGACAGGAACGGTCATAAGAGGAGACCAAATTGGACGTACGATTGGATTTCCAACGGCAAATTTGCAAGTTCATGAACACCACAAGCTGATCCCGGCCTATGGTATCTATGCTGTTGAGGTACATATCTTTGATCACCTTCAAAATATTACAACGGGTGAATATGTCGAAAATCCACCATTTAAGGTCGCTAAAGGAATGGGATACATTGGTACGCGTCCAACAGTAGATGGAATGAACAGAAGCATTGAAATTAGCTTATTCGACTTCAATGAAGAGATATATGGCAAAACATTACGTGTGAAATTTTTACACTTTATACGTCACGATGAAAGATTTGATTCACTACAGGAAATGAAAGAACAAATTCTGGAGGACGAAAAACAAATTAGATCTTTACTTTTCTAA
- a CDS encoding M13 family metallopeptidase, translating to MKKHAVLAALMMCGGAIFAQEKPAINPAFMDKSVRPQDDFYNFVNGQWMKTVTIPSDRARWGSFDELRENTDIATLKVLKESLGKTFEKGSDGQKIGDLYQSYINFDKRDQLGISPIKPYLDKIDAIKNFKGLYHYLVEVTPIGGNPFFGAYVHAHLKNSNLNTVYLGAASLGLGRSYYQVVDTKNTETLGDYSNFISSLYSKVGQKTRDLKGPKIVEFEKQLAKNLKTVEQSRDAEKRYNPVAVSDLKKLVKNFDIAQYLKDVGFQADTVIISELAYYQNLDQVLKPENLETIKDVLKFNVMNDAAAYLTKDLDQLNFDFWDKKLKGQKEQRDLEKRGVEFVNSIAGELLGKLYVKENFPPEAKAQAEELVGYLIRSFEQHINGLKWMSAETKVKALEKLSKFNVKIGYPDKWKDYSDLTVGTSLFENVLNARQWGFKENLAKQGKPVDKSEWGMTPQTVNAYYNPLFNEIVFPAAILQPPFYDYKADAAVNFGGIGAVIGHELSHGFDDQGAKYDGKGNLNNWWTADDKRKFEASTDALVKQFEAYEPVPGVKVNGRFTLGENIGDLGGSSVAFDAMKMYLKDKGNPGLIDGFTQEQRFFLSWATIWRAKTTDEAVVNQVKTDPHSPAQYRAFAPIINLDGFHDAFETKEGDKLFVPKNSRIVIW from the coding sequence ATGAAAAAACATGCAGTCCTAGCTGCTTTAATGATGTGTGGAGGAGCGATTTTTGCACAAGAAAAACCAGCAATAAATCCAGCATTTATGGATAAAAGTGTACGTCCTCAAGATGACTTTTATAATTTTGTAAATGGTCAATGGATGAAAACAGTAACCATACCTTCTGATAGAGCTAGATGGGGCTCTTTCGATGAACTTCGTGAAAATACAGATATTGCTACTTTAAAAGTTTTAAAAGAGTCATTAGGCAAAACTTTTGAAAAAGGTTCAGATGGTCAAAAAATTGGTGATTTATATCAATCCTATATTAATTTTGATAAACGTGATCAATTAGGTATAAGTCCTATTAAACCTTATTTAGATAAGATAGATGCGATTAAGAATTTTAAAGGACTATATCATTACTTAGTTGAAGTAACGCCAATAGGAGGCAATCCTTTTTTTGGAGCGTATGTACATGCACATTTAAAAAATAGCAATCTCAATACGGTTTATCTAGGAGCAGCAAGTCTTGGTTTAGGTCGTTCTTATTATCAAGTCGTAGATACTAAAAATACAGAGACATTAGGAGATTATTCAAACTTCATTTCTTCATTATACAGTAAAGTAGGCCAGAAAACACGCGATTTAAAAGGTCCTAAAATTGTAGAATTTGAAAAGCAATTAGCTAAAAATTTAAAAACGGTAGAACAATCTCGTGACGCAGAGAAGCGCTATAACCCAGTAGCAGTTTCTGACTTGAAGAAATTGGTTAAGAATTTTGACATCGCACAATATTTGAAGGATGTAGGATTTCAAGCAGATACAGTAATTATTTCGGAATTAGCATATTACCAAAATCTAGATCAAGTTTTGAAACCAGAGAATTTGGAAACAATTAAAGATGTTTTAAAATTCAATGTGATGAATGATGCAGCAGCATATTTGACAAAAGATCTTGATCAACTTAATTTTGATTTTTGGGATAAAAAACTCAAAGGTCAAAAGGAGCAACGTGATTTAGAAAAAAGAGGTGTTGAATTTGTGAATAGTATTGCTGGAGAGCTTTTAGGTAAGTTATATGTGAAAGAAAATTTTCCTCCAGAAGCGAAAGCACAAGCGGAAGAATTGGTTGGCTATTTGATCAGATCGTTTGAACAACATATCAATGGTTTGAAATGGATGTCAGCTGAGACTAAAGTGAAAGCTTTGGAAAAATTGTCAAAGTTCAATGTGAAAATTGGTTATCCTGACAAATGGAAAGACTATTCAGATTTGACTGTAGGAACTTCTTTATTTGAAAATGTACTCAATGCACGTCAATGGGGTTTTAAAGAAAATTTAGCAAAACAAGGAAAACCTGTTGATAAAAGCGAGTGGGGAATGACTCCTCAAACGGTTAATGCTTATTATAATCCATTGTTTAACGAGATTGTTTTTCCTGCAGCTATTTTGCAACCCCCATTCTATGATTATAAAGCAGATGCTGCTGTTAATTTTGGTGGTATTGGAGCAGTCATTGGACATGAGTTGTCACATGGATTTGATGATCAAGGGGCTAAATATGATGGAAAAGGAAACTTGAATAATTGGTGGACTGCAGATGATAAAAGAAAGTTTGAAGCTTCTACAGATGCCCTAGTAAAACAATTCGAAGCTTATGAACCAGTTCCAGGGGTCAAAGTAAATGGTCGTTTCACCTTAGGTGAGAATATTGGAGATCTAGGTGGTTCTTCTGTTGCTTTTGATGCCATGAAAATGTACTTAAAAGATAAAGGAAATCCAGGATTAATTGACGGATTTACACAAGAACAACGTTTCTTCTTATCTTGGGCTACTATCTGGAGAGCAAAAACAACAGATGAAGCTGTTGTCAATCAAGTAAAAACAGATCCACATTCTCCTGCTCAGTATCGCGCATTTGCACCAATCATCAATTTAGATGGTTTTCATGACGCTTTCGAAACGAAGGAAGGTGATAAGTTGTTTGTACCTAAAAACAGTAGAATTGTAATTTGGTAA
- a CDS encoding DUF45 domain-containing protein translates to MIVEIAGKKYQIVMTDTKSIRIDNHQDPPILYTSANFNLTTVEQFVKNNKINTLISEEIVYADEPICIFQQNYLIKIIKNQPSNKVILKNKTVTIYCKKNSNYRTQLVLWQKQFAMNQLLDVVAYWEEKLDVLLESIALKSLSKNLYAINQSKKTITFHSKIMNLSISEMKYLIFKAIADLFRFTSESIHQYFPTAQIIQDQIAYTLQSCQQSD, encoded by the coding sequence ATGATCGTAGAAATAGCTGGAAAAAAATATCAAATCGTAATGACGGATACAAAAAGTATTCGAATTGATAATCATCAAGATCCTCCTATCCTATATACTTCCGCTAATTTTAATCTGACGACTGTAGAACAATTTGTCAAGAACAACAAGATAAATACCCTCATATCTGAGGAAATAGTTTACGCGGATGAACCTATCTGTATTTTTCAACAAAATTATCTGATAAAGATTATTAAGAACCAACCATCAAACAAAGTAATACTGAAAAATAAAACCGTTACCATTTATTGTAAAAAGAATAGTAATTATCGGACACAATTAGTCCTATGGCAAAAACAATTTGCCATGAATCAATTATTGGATGTTGTTGCTTATTGGGAAGAAAAATTGGACGTGTTGCTTGAAAGTATTGCTTTAAAATCTCTTAGCAAAAATCTCTATGCTATTAATCAGTCCAAAAAAACGATTACTTTTCATTCTAAAATAATGAATTTATCAATTTCTGAAATGAAATATCTCATATTTAAAGCTATTGCAGATTTATTTAGATTTACTTCTGAAAGTATACATCAGTATTTTCCTACAGCACAAATCATTCAAGATCAAATTGCATATACACTTCAATCATGTCAACAATCAGATTAA
- a CDS encoding alpha/beta hydrolase: MNLHLRYLFLVIFISSCGIMHNVPSSQTPNSFVKPNIVNSFVDQNGNFYPDNWRKNYGNPPRNGKKDEYSLMKIATERGITDKLTGFEGNKLKELKEKVKSKKRVFILVHGFNAANAQVNESYSYIQKLIKTNTQDDEIIRFYWDGLSTSNPFGGAKVWFTATSFSQMAGEFGLRRILNAISNKDVYIISHSRGASVVLSALSTPPFNEKFAQETKEIHNVDVDGSKTLLENGNRITCIMLAPAVGLVDFKSKDLHNGDDSFRSFSPQVKKIHITINNTDNTLKKFVGFLSDKLNPTDLGYRDNVYNELIKHYDFFEKTDFSGMKSHEFNRYIRNSKFKTMLKENSISLK; this comes from the coding sequence ATGAATTTACACTTGCGTTATTTATTTTTAGTAATTTTTATTTCTTCATGCGGAATTATGCATAATGTACCTAGTTCCCAAACACCTAATTCATTTGTAAAGCCAAATATTGTAAATTCATTCGTTGACCAAAATGGTAATTTTTATCCAGATAACTGGCGTAAAAATTATGGAAATCCACCTCGCAATGGAAAAAAGGATGAATATTCTTTAATGAAGATAGCGACTGAGCGTGGAATTACCGATAAGCTTACCGGTTTTGAAGGTAATAAACTAAAGGAGCTCAAAGAAAAAGTGAAATCAAAGAAACGTGTTTTTATTTTAGTTCATGGATTTAATGCCGCCAATGCACAAGTGAATGAGAGTTACAGTTATATTCAAAAGTTAATTAAAACAAATACGCAAGATGATGAGATTATCCGTTTTTATTGGGATGGATTATCGACTTCTAATCCTTTTGGAGGTGCTAAAGTCTGGTTTACTGCCACTTCATTTAGTCAAATGGCTGGTGAGTTTGGTTTGCGCAGAATCCTAAATGCTATTTCGAACAAAGATGTTTATATCATTTCACATAGTCGAGGAGCCTCCGTTGTTCTGAGTGCATTAAGTACACCCCCTTTCAATGAAAAATTTGCACAGGAAACAAAAGAAATTCATAATGTAGATGTGGATGGTTCCAAAACACTATTGGAAAATGGGAATAGAATCACCTGTATTATGCTTGCTCCAGCTGTAGGTTTAGTTGATTTTAAATCAAAAGACCTGCATAATGGCGATGATTCTTTTCGTTCTTTTAGCCCTCAAGTAAAAAAGATACATATCACCATCAATAACACGGATAATACACTGAAGAAATTTGTTGGATTTCTTTCTGATAAATTAAATCCAACGGATCTGGGTTATAGAGACAATGTATACAATGAATTAATAAAGCATTATGACTTTTTTGAAAAAACTGATTTTTCAGGGATGAAAAGTCATGAGTTTAATCGTTATATCCGGAATTCAAAGTTTAAAACAATGTTAAAAGAGAATTCTATTTCGTTGAAATAA
- a CDS encoding L,D-transpeptidase has translation MKYSHITSILLYSILVSALFISCQDGQSKNNRQDNKTKHTADSLAEIKKKEIEIEKSKPKKAEDIEISKDLQYDKYTLEDTYPYKDTVRHFQWDKIKERLAFVENFQDGKSVYGVLQNYQNSNGEAPTISNFKRDVYKRVTDSLGTERYQAAPLYSDGETKLPTIYGKDGWLVKLQSSDTLEPVKVEGVSFNGVWEVPKKYLKTIGDSVIFDKVIVVDVTNQNICTLDRTEKGWVVRSMNPSTTGRHKPPHAQETPTGMYVIQEHKSKMFYYKDGTKTYEGYAPFASRFTAGAYIHGVPVNNPKGSIVEYSSTLGTIPRSHMCVRNASSHAQFVYKRSKDFQTLVIIID, from the coding sequence ATGAAGTATTCGCATATTACCTCTATTTTACTATATAGTATATTAGTCTCTGCTTTATTTATTTCTTGTCAAGATGGACAATCAAAAAATAATAGACAAGACAATAAAACGAAACATACTGCAGACTCATTAGCAGAAATAAAAAAGAAAGAAATAGAAATAGAGAAATCCAAACCAAAAAAGGCAGAGGATATCGAAATTTCAAAAGATCTTCAGTATGACAAATACACACTTGAAGATACTTATCCCTACAAAGATACAGTTCGTCATTTTCAATGGGATAAAATTAAAGAAAGGTTAGCCTTTGTTGAGAATTTCCAAGATGGTAAATCGGTCTATGGTGTTTTACAAAATTATCAAAATTCAAATGGAGAAGCACCCACGATCTCTAATTTTAAAAGAGATGTATACAAACGTGTTACAGATTCTTTAGGAACTGAACGGTACCAAGCTGCACCCTTGTACAGTGATGGGGAAACAAAATTACCGACAATCTACGGAAAAGATGGGTGGTTGGTCAAGTTACAAAGTAGTGATACATTGGAACCCGTAAAAGTTGAAGGTGTCTCCTTTAATGGGGTTTGGGAAGTTCCTAAGAAATATTTAAAAACCATTGGTGATTCAGTGATATTTGATAAAGTTATCGTTGTCGATGTTACAAATCAAAATATTTGCACATTAGATCGTACAGAAAAAGGATGGGTAGTTCGTAGCATGAACCCTTCTACAACAGGCAGGCACAAGCCTCCACATGCACAAGAAACCCCCACTGGGATGTATGTTATTCAAGAGCATAAGTCTAAAATGTTCTATTATAAGGATGGTACGAAGACTTACGAGGGCTATGCTCCTTTTGCAAGTCGATTCACTGCTGGTGCCTATATACACGGCGTTCCTGTCAATAATCCTAAGGGAAGTATCGTGGAATATAGTTCAACTTTGGGTACGATACCTCGGTCTCATATGTGTGTCAGAAACGCGTCATCACATGCTCAGTTTGTTTATAAAAGGTCAAAAGACTTTCAGACTTTAGTCATAATTATTGATTAA
- a CDS encoding murein L,D-transpeptidase catalytic domain family protein, whose product MGKLLFIFFMGLNLSIFSKSDSLPSTENHEKQITITKKISKVDSLYENMNLSNVVNYKAFKEAMEGYRLLPAKNKDIITIIDFTLASTEKRLVVLDLKNEKVLFHSLVSHGKNSGDNYATSFSNRPESFQSSLGFYVTENTYQGENGYSLVLNGLEKGFNDQAKARAVVIHGADYCSLNVVDILGRLGRSYGCPALPRELSRPIINTIKDGSLLFIYADNKEYLAKSTVLNHHNELMAHYQDDMGADRLGTIN is encoded by the coding sequence ATGGGAAAATTACTGTTCATTTTTTTTATGGGTTTAAATTTATCTATCTTTTCTAAATCAGATAGTTTACCAAGCACAGAAAACCATGAAAAGCAAATTACAATTACAAAAAAAATATCGAAGGTTGACTCGTTATACGAAAATATGAATCTGTCGAATGTTGTCAATTACAAAGCATTCAAAGAAGCGATGGAAGGCTATCGACTACTTCCTGCTAAGAATAAGGATATAATAACAATTATTGATTTTACATTAGCATCAACAGAAAAAAGACTAGTCGTATTGGATCTTAAAAACGAGAAGGTGTTATTTCATTCACTCGTTTCACATGGTAAAAATAGTGGTGATAATTACGCTACTTCTTTCTCAAATAGACCGGAATCATTCCAAAGTTCATTAGGGTTTTACGTTACCGAAAACACTTATCAAGGTGAAAACGGATATTCTTTGGTATTGAATGGATTAGAGAAAGGTTTTAATGATCAAGCTAAAGCTAGAGCGGTTGTTATACATGGTGCTGATTACTGTAGTCTAAATGTAGTGGATATCTTGGGGCGACTAGGTCGTAGTTATGGCTGTCCGGCATTGCCAAGAGAATTAAGCAGGCCAATTATCAATACGATTAAAGATGGATCACTCCTCTTTATTTATGCTGATAACAAAGAATACTTAGCGAAGTCGACCGTACTTAATCATCATAACGAGCTGATGGCTCATTATCAAGACGATATGGGTGCGGACAGATTAGGTACTATAAACTAA
- a CDS encoding UbiA-like polyprenyltransferase, with the protein MKKYLSLVLFAHSIFALPFAIIGFFLAIHTTNHVFDWKLLILMLVCMVTARNAAMAFNRYLDRDIDAINPRTTMRDIPAGRITAKGALLFTIFNCFVFVVATYFINSLCFMLSPIALFVVLFYSYTKRITALCHLVLGLGLGLAPIGAYLVVTGQFHIVPIWYGLAVLCWVSGFDIIYALQDEEFDRENGLNSIPAWLGAKGALRVSEVLHVLSFIFVLLPAFYMHVGWFYYIGVLFYASLLIYQHRIVSPKDLSRVDRAFMTTNGVASVIFAVFYLLDIITQ; encoded by the coding sequence ATGAAAAAATATTTATCCTTGGTTTTGTTTGCGCATAGCATTTTTGCTTTGCCTTTTGCTATCATTGGTTTTTTCTTGGCTATTCATACAACCAACCACGTGTTCGATTGGAAGTTATTGATCTTGATGCTTGTTTGTATGGTTACCGCAAGGAATGCAGCAATGGCTTTTAATCGCTATTTGGATCGTGATATTGACGCTATTAACCCCCGAACAACGATGCGTGACATTCCTGCAGGTCGAATTACGGCTAAAGGCGCTTTGCTTTTCACCATATTCAATTGTTTCGTGTTTGTCGTTGCAACTTATTTTATAAATAGCCTATGTTTTATGCTTTCACCTATTGCTTTATTTGTCGTGCTCTTTTATTCTTATACCAAGCGGATAACGGCGTTATGTCATTTAGTATTGGGGTTGGGGTTAGGGTTAGCACCAATAGGTGCTTATTTAGTTGTAACCGGGCAATTTCATATTGTGCCCATATGGTATGGCCTAGCAGTATTATGTTGGGTAAGTGGATTTGATATTATTTATGCATTGCAAGACGAAGAATTCGACCGTGAAAATGGATTGAATTCCATTCCTGCTTGGCTAGGAGCAAAGGGAGCATTGCGGGTTTCAGAAGTGCTGCATGTACTCTCTTTTATATTTGTATTACTACCCGCTTTTTATATGCATGTAGGTTGGTTTTATTATATCGGAGTTTTATTTTATGCAAGTTTGCTTATTTATCAGCATCGTATTGTAAGCCCCAAAGATTTGAGTCGAGTTGATCGTGCTTTTATGACCACGAATGGAGTAGCATCTGTTATCTTTGCAGTTTTCTATTTATTAGATATTATTACGCAATAA
- the yihA gene encoding ribosome biogenesis GTP-binding protein YihA/YsxC, translating into MQIKKAEFICSNTRVDKLPAGTLPEYAFIGRSNVGKSSLINAMVHKKGLAKTSQKPGKTQLINHFIINDEWFLVDLPGYGFAKTSKANREAWEKFIRRYLTHRDNLQCIFVLIDSRHEPQKIDLEFCCWLGENGLPFMLVFTKADKQSAVKSDVNMAKFKKALSEWFEEIPQCFLTSAEVKSGCDAILDTIADINTRFVLPEIDPSPDFE; encoded by the coding sequence ATGCAAATTAAAAAAGCCGAATTCATCTGTAGTAATACACGAGTTGATAAATTGCCTGCAGGTACACTACCAGAGTATGCTTTTATTGGTCGTTCCAATGTCGGGAAATCATCCTTAATCAATGCGATGGTTCATAAGAAAGGTTTAGCTAAAACTTCGCAAAAACCTGGAAAGACGCAACTTATCAATCACTTTATTATCAACGATGAGTGGTTTCTAGTCGATTTACCTGGTTATGGATTTGCCAAAACTTCAAAAGCAAATCGAGAAGCATGGGAGAAGTTCATCCGTCGATATTTAACACATCGCGATAATTTGCAATGTATATTTGTACTGATTGATAGTCGACATGAACCTCAAAAAATAGATTTAGAATTTTGTTGTTGGCTAGGAGAGAATGGCTTGCCATTTATGTTAGTCTTCACCAAAGCAGACAAACAATCCGCAGTTAAATCAGATGTCAATATGGCGAAATTTAAAAAAGCCCTTTCTGAATGGTTTGAAGAAATTCCTCAGTGTTTCTTAACTTCTGCAGAAGTAAAATCTGGTTGCGATGCGATATTGGATACTATTGCTGATATCAATACACGATTTGTTTTACCTGAAATAGATCCTTCTCCAGATTTTGAGTAA